CAGCAATGTTGTTTCCTCTGCTCCGCAGGAGCACCGCTTTCACTAACctccactgccacagcagtgatgtttcctctgctcccgcaggagccctgctttacACAATTTTCCAACACTGTCGCAGCAGTGATTTTTCACCTGCCCTCGCAGGACCCCTATTTTCACCGCGGTGCCTTtactctgctcccgcaggagccctgcctTCCACTAATCTCTACTACCATCGCAGTACTgtctcctctgctcccgcaggagccatacatttcacaaattctccactgccacagcagtgatgtttcctctgctcccgcaggagccctcaCGTTCACAAGTtctccactgccacagcagtgTTGTCTGgactgctcccgcaggagcccctCATTACACAAtctccactgccacagcagtgTCACTTtccctgctcccgcaggagccctgcttttcacaatctctgctcccgcaggagccctgtttTTCCCAACCGCCGCAGCGGTACTATTCCCTCTGCTCCTGCAGGAGCCATGCCTTCTCACATtctccactgccacagcagtgTCACTTTCCCTGCTCCCGCAAGAGCCCTATTTCTCCGCTACCACAGCGGTGCTgtctcctctgctcccgcaggagccctgctctTACAATTTCcccactgccgcagcagtgatgtcTCCCCTGCTCCCACAGGAGCCCTGTTTCTCCATCGCCGCAGCGGTGCTGTtttctctgctcccgcaggagccctgcttttcacaatttccaACTGtcacagcagtgatgttttctACTATCCCGCAGGAGCCCCGTTACCTCCCACTTTACATTCAGCAATTTTTTGGGGGGGACACACACAGTTCCCGGCTGCTGTCCGATGCTAGTTTGCGATCTTTTGGGGGATtgttctgggttcgggcctaaGGCTGAGCCCGGAACCCTCTCCCCGCCAGGAAGCGCTCTGGGCTCAGTCCATtaacgagctcggagccctgtcctcggacagcacgccaaatacgcatattaataactctgttctgaattatttgtaagtgtgaactcgtgaaattatgttttattaacaaagtttgGGAGGAACACGTTTAAATAATCAACCTAATCACCTCAACTATGACCAGCTGTTGACAATCAGCAATCAGCTATCCACCTGATCGGCATCAACAGAAACCTATATAGACTGGAAACCAACTCACCCTCATTCCTCGATAGTTTCAGCATCCCTCCACCTTCCCTTCTCCGCACGATTGCATAGTCACCTTACGAACCAGAACAGGGGGGATtgttctgggttcgggcctaaggctgagcccggaaccctctccccgccaggaagcgctccgggctcagtccattaacgagctcggagccctctcctcggacagcacgccaaatacgcatattaataactctgttctgaattatttgtgtgaACTCGTGAATTGATAGTTAGCATGTAAAATGAAACATTCACAGATCATGCTCTGGTTTAAGGAAATATCTttgcttttaaaagtaaaaccAAATGCTCCCTCATTCCTTAActagaaactataacaagttgTGGtttgtatgcacaaatttgGTTGTACGATTTTGGCTAGTAACACAATATTGTATTTTTGTCCTGCAGGTTCTTCTCTGTACTTTATTCATATCTGATCTCCATTGGTTGTGGAATCAGGATGTTGTCCATTGCAGCTCTTATTCTTATTGTCAAGTAATGTTGTCCTATAAGGTCATTTTGAATTATAAGTCTGTACAATTATGATTACTGATGATCTTAAGTTATTTTTTCTCGTTGCTACAGGATGACAGAGTGTCTGTTGAGGAAAAGAGATATCCATTAGATGTTGCAGTCAATTCAGTTGATGACCGGGATGATGGATGTACACAGTACATGGAAAACAGGGTGAgaacaaaatatttaatcaaAGAAATCACTGCAAACATATCTGTCTTTGGGGCAACTTGGATAAGGAGTTCAGGAAGAATCCCTGGACCAGATGGATTGAAAATCCAGcatttaattgtgattaatgTGTATAGTCGTCATAAGCTATATAAAGACTTCAATGATGATGTAAGGACAGGTAAACAACAATACCGAAACAAAAAATTCAGATGGTATACACTTCACTTTTTGCTGACTGAAGCAATAAAGACTCTAAAGAAAACACAACATGGGTGTAAATTAACTTATCATGGTGCCAAAGTTATGTTTAACCAAAATGTTCTGAACAAACATATTCGTTTTGGCTCATTTGCATCCTCCTCCCTTGAACATGAAGTAGCAATGAGATTCGAAAAGGAATCTTGTTTTGAAATCGAGACTTGTCACGGTGCTGATGTGTCAAAATACTCACTGTCTCCTGATGAGAAAGAGATGCTGATTCCCCCGTATGAGACATTtaaagtcactgatataaagaAGAGAGGACAGAAAGGTGTCTGGTGTAACACTGTGTTCAAGTTGAAGAGCACTGGGATAAAAAGTAACTTAAGCTTTGCAGTGctcgaactgattttgccaagtggttgatgtcctcagggcaacatattgtgttgacccagggacaacatttttctaaataaaacctatttttagagtgtacttgttgaagtggatcaaaaaatttgttttaagttgtcctaagacaaaaACGGTATTgattttaaaacaacttttatgaaaggttttgattccctccaaatgttgactagtgtactTAATTCTGTTTGGTCAGTGGTTTTACAGTCTATTGTGGTGGTGACACAATAACAACTACTGTTAAAACTCCTTTTGACAGGTATGTACGGCTTACATGTTTAATGTGTCACTTTACTGTCTCTGTTCAGGTTTAAATTCATTACCAATGagcttataaaatattttaaatcaatattttgtgtattattattaagttGTTTATTATTCTATGCATGTTCATATACATTACGTCTTGTTTATTGATATTACAGCAATATCCCACCAGATGGCAGTGTTACAAAGTTGAAGCTGGGTGAATTTGCAGTGTGTTGTGGTTTAATGAATACAGTCATGTAGCTCTCCACTCAGTGTAATTTGAATACACCAACATAAAGAAGGAATATGACACATATTAGAATAAATTTAGAACGGTTATTAAAGTAAATGTTGAACTCCTCTCATCACCATCATCACAATGCAGTATACAGTAGGCATAGTAATGTAGTGTGGAGTGCATTATACAGTTTCATTTTCCGAAATGTAGTGAAAATTGCATTCATACATACAGCAATGTCCCTCTAGATGGCAGTTTTACATAGTTTCCTGAATGCGGCAGTGTGTTGTGGTTCAGTGACTAAAGAGCTCATTTTAGTTCTGTGCATAGCCTCGACATGCATGTAacccacagtagcagcacaatCACCTAAGAAGATGCAGCAGCTTGGCTAATAAATccacaaacaaagaagaagCAGTAGCTTGTTGTGTacgatttgagaagaccagaaGTGATGAaggtaaataaacagtgacttttgttgcagaTTCAGTTAAATCACTGCTGAAAAATGTCCATGCTGGtttgtgtactgtatatatcaGTTCTTATGTCTTCACATGGCAAATCTGTCTAGAGAAAATACAGGAGGTACTCTCAATAActgatatttgtttatttttaacaaagaaaAGTTATAGATTGCAGATTTAACAAAATTAGATGTTAGTACAGAAAGCAACACAGGACAAAGATAAATGaataaagatgtcaaatacacAGTTGCCTGCATTTCCACCCTTGAAAGATTTTGCATAGTTAAAAAAcacttattattttattataatcaagtcatttcaatttactaGATATTCATCCCTTTAACAGCAATATTTTCTTATAACAACAGAAAGCCAGTGCCGTCCCTTCTATACTGGTTTCTCTTTGTTTTTGGTACCACTGCACAGTTTAAATTACTATATTTTCCAGTGCTCTTCAACACGAACACAGTCTTACACCAGTCAGCCTTCTTTATAGCAGTGACTTTAAACTTCTCATACGGGGGAATCAAAACCTCTTGCTCATGGGGAAGCTTGGAGTATTTTGACACATCAGCACCATAACAAGTCTTGATTTCAAAACAAGATACATTTCCAAATACGCTTGCTTTACGAAGAAGAGAGGAGGATGCAAAACTGCCAAAACGAATCTCTTTGTTCAGAACAGTCTCATCATATGTATCTTTGGTAAAACGGTATGTTAAggtgcattttgttttttttagagtCTGTATTGCTTGAGTTAAGAAAAAGTGAAGTGAATACCAAGCGAATTTCTTTGTTTGGAATTTTGTTTTACCATTCCTAACATCCTGATTGAATTGCTTATAAACACTACCACCAGTGTACACATAAATGGCAATTAAATTGTTTCTTGACAAGTTATCTTTTGGTTCAGGGTATTTTTCTTTCCCATCATTCCAAGATTTTTCAAAAACGTTATTTTTGAAGATTTCTTTCTTTAGATATTTTGTTTTCACCAGGTTTTCCATTTTCTCTGTACAACCATCATATCGGTCATCAACTGAATTCACTGCCATATCCAATGGATATATCTCTCCTTCATCAGCCCATCTTTCATCCTGAGAAATAATTGCATATCATCAGTAATCATGCTTGTGCAATAATATACAGACTCATAATTCAATCTTACCCATCCTAAGACAACTTTACTGGTGACGATGAGAATAAAAGCTGCAGTGGTCAACATCCTGATTTGGTTCAGAATCCTCAGATGAACAACAAATAGAAATTCAGTTCAATGAAGAAGCTGAAAGACCACAAATATTTGTAAAAGTGATGTAACTGCCAATGTAAAATCTTAAAACCAAAATCTATGCACAATACTAAACTGTGCACATCACAGTTTCTTATAGTTTCAATGTATAAATAGCATTGAGCAGCTTGTTTAAATAAGCATTTAATAAATTCTTACTTTTCAAAGCACAGACATTCATTTAAACTTATCATTATTCTGTAAATATGTAATTGTTACATCAGTTACAATTTTACAGATATCCTTTGTAagacaaaaacatttacagtaacaaaccTTTTCAGATGTTGAGACTTCAAGTGATTTTCAGTCCAGGGTTTGATTTTCAAGTTTCAGTATATGAAAAAGTTCATATGTTGAGATCTCACATGCATGAACAAAGAGTGGCAATGAGAAACAATTTCATTGggttttatattatttcaaaaaaATAGGCGGGTCAAAGCTGCCCAATGCATGTGCATGTTTCTCACAGTTAGTTTTTTGTGTCAGGATGTTTGAAAGTCACAAATAGATTTTTAGCTACATCAGTGAGACTAAGAGCAGTGACACAAGCTCATTGATATGTAGCAAACTGACTAAATTTGGGGTGCAACTTCTAAGTCTAtcaaaaagtaaaat
This window of the Misgurnus anguillicaudatus chromosome 19, ASM2758022v2, whole genome shotgun sequence genome carries:
- the LOC141350912 gene encoding ecto-ADP-ribosyltransferase 5-like, coding for SQDERWADEGEIYPLDMAVNSVDDRYDGCTEKMENLVKTKYLKKEIFKNNVFEKSWNDGKEKYPEPKDNLSRNNLIAIYVYTGGSVYKQFNQDVRNGKTKFQTKKFAWYSLHFFLTQAIQTLKKTKCTLTYRFTKDTYDETVLNKEIRFGSFASSSLLRKASVFGNVSCFEIKTCYGADVSKYSKLPHEQEVLIPPYEKFKVTAIKKADWCKTVFVLKSTGKYSNLNCAVVPKTKRNQYRRDGTGFLLL